The Schistocerca nitens isolate TAMUIC-IGC-003100 chromosome 2, iqSchNite1.1, whole genome shotgun sequence nucleotide sequence attctcattgacggcactttgaacagtggacgttacatttcagatgtgctacgacccgtgactctaccctttatgcgatccctgcgaaaccctacatttcagcaggataatgcacgatcgcatgttgcatgcatgtttttcgactgctgccctggccagcacttctccagatctctcaccaattgaaaacgtctggtcaatggtggccgagcaactggctcgtcactatacgccaatcactactcttgatggcctgtggtatcgtgttgaagctgcatgggcagctgtacctgtacacgccatgcaagttctgtttgactcaatgcccaggcgtaccaaggcctttattacagccagaggtggttgtttttgttacggatttctcaggatctatgcacccaaattgcatgaaaatgtaatcacatgtcagttctagtataatatatatgtccaatgaatacccgtttatcatctgcatttcttcttgttgtagcaattttaatggccagtagtgtgttttgtTAGATAACTTTTGCAGTTACAACTTTCCGACATTAGGGTGGATTTGCAACTGTGGATGAGGTCTCCGTGTTCGTCTGTTTGCTAGACAGCAAATACTAGTTTTTTCAGAGGCTAACACGGCTGCTTGTTTCTCAGCTATTGGCCGACACGCTGGTGACGTCAATGCTCGCGCTGAGCGTCGTGGCCGCCTGGACACACAGTTTCGTGGTGGCCATGTTGGCGGGCCTGCTGCTCGCCTTCACCGCCATCTGCGCCCACAACTTCACGCATCTCAAGGACAACCTGCGGATGTACTACTTCGACTTCTCGATGATGTCATCCAGGTACTAGGACCACCTGTGCATCGAATAAACCCAGTATCTTAATCGATACATCTTACCTTCTGCTTCTGTGTTTTTCAGAGATTGGCGTATCAGTCACGTACTGAGCCATCATTTGTACACCAACACTCTTCTCGATCTCGAGGTATCCATGTTTGAACCATGGTTCAAATTCTTACCATTTGAGGAGAAGAACTTTTTTACTCGTTATGTCAGTTGGATTTATTCTCCTATCGTGGGGGCGATTAGTTTCCATGTTTGCTGTATATCCAGGTGCGTCATGAGAATGAACATGGGAGCAAACTACATATTTACTGTATATGAAGTGCACTCTACTACTATAGGCACCGGTACATGCTATCGTTTTTCAGGGTGGTTGACAGATTTAGAGGCAGCAAACTTGAAATGAGGAAAGCAGACCTTATCCCACTGATAATACCTGCGTCGATGGTCTTCATTGCTGGGTCATCATTGCTGGAAGCGCTTTACATGTGGACGTATATTACAGTTTGTGGAAGtctgtttttcatttttatcgGACTTACTGCAGCTCATCACCATCCAGTGATCTTCCACGATGGAGATACTCCACGGTAAGTCCTCTAGCAGGGTGCATCGCTTTATActaacggaatttttttttttaatgggttcCAGTAGAGCTTGTCGTAGGATACAACCAGCCACAAGCAGAGAAGCGGTCCACAGCAGTATTCGTAAAGTAAACGTCCGCTTCAGTTGTAACGAGAATTTATTTGTCTAACTACATGGCGGGCTTGAGAGCAGTAGAGATCCATCCTCAGATGCtaactgagatggaacaataaatgagaattaccttAATTATACAAATATTTTCTTAATCTCTCAGGACGATTATGTCGACCATAGTGACTTCATGGAATAACGTAGgtagagaggtgaaaattgacacacatgcttaaaatgacatagggttttattggatcaaaaaattgcacaaaatgatcgacagatggcacttcttatgatacaaaaacaataattagCACAACGATTGATTTTTAACAAggcaatgttctttataacaaatactCAACATACCGGCcgccattcatcaacaatacctgtagtcgagtgATATTGTTATGAAAAGCACTGTACATCATATCACTAGGTATGGTGAGAATATCCGTCGGAAGTTGGCCTTTAGCATCCCTAGCATCGATGTGgacatgcgacttcaggtaacaccgcAACCAATAATAATCACCCAGGTTGAGGTCTGCTAATCTGAGAGACCAAGCACGAAGGAAGTGGTTGCTCAGCATGCGATCCTCACCAAAAGACACACGGAAGAAATTTGTCACACGTCTACcaatacggggtggagcgccatccaacataaaagtcgtaccttccagcaggtgtttaccagTCAGACTAGGGactatgcgattctgtaacatactggCTTACCACATACCCGTCACGCTAACAATTTGAAAAGCAGACACCCACACTTCCTCGAAGAGAAACGGTCCGATCACGACTGGTGTGATAAATTCATACCAAACACTGAActtctcgtcatgcaatggggtTTCCACGATAGTtacaggattttcggtagcccaaattctactTTAGACAACCAGTTGTCATCTTCCCCCATTTTTTAAATGCCCACACACAAATGCCCTCCACCTCGCAGAATAGTTGGCTTTATTTTCTTACGTATAGTATTGGAGGGTACGCGTTAGTGCTCTCCAAACACTAGTGCGTGGGCTACTGGAGTGACGTGTAAATTCACGAGCGCTGATTTTACCATACGGAGATCAAACCGGTAAAGTCTCGATATATGCCTTAACTGATTAAAATTTTCTcgagtttccaaccgcgtcaactgCTTAAAACTACACTAGCTTTCGGCCAACCGCTacttggccattttcaagtggtatgactgccagtgggctgttggtgtggccttatatacgctagctgccggctgtgacgtcactggtgcccgtgacattgccatatatgggcatgtttttagTCGgctttcgatgtgccctcttcaaccgcgcgatcgctggatgccacgcagcgctgagctacaagccaccgtctctattcaggttgtttgtggtaatttttatttcagtagtttcctttattaaactgtcccagaagccgttagtgcgagccacgacagacgtatcgtcaaattttatgtggtgaccgttttctaacgcatgctcagctaacgcatatttctctggatagcgtaggcgataatacctctcatcttctttcctgcgttgttccacattgcgcactgtttgtccgatgtacttctggccacactcacaaggtatttcgtagactccaggtgttctgagaccttctgcgtctttaactggtctcagtaattgtcgcattttcgttggaggcctgaagattgatttgatcttgtgtcttttcaacaggcggcttatcttgcccgataCAGAGCcatagaatggcagcaaagcaagtttcttttcctgctcttcgacGGTGGTCTTATtatgatatttcccagaaatcacttctttcacttgatgggcactgtagccgttattcctgaaaaacttgtgtaggtggctcagttcatggggcaggtcatcgtcgtctgatattactcttgcacgatgcaccaatgtttgtaatactgtgcgcttctgtgctggatgatgatggctggggcgtgcaggtacaggtctgtgtgggtgggttttctgtacacgctgtggccaaggcacccatttcgtttacggtggacaaggacgtcgaggaagtgcaatgcattatctttttccacctccatggtgaactggatattactgttgatgcaattgaggtgttccaaaaactcgtctagtttctcgcgtccgtgtggccaaatgacgaacgtgtcgtcaacgtatggaaagaaacacttcggcttcaatggcgcagtatctatggcaatatcctcaaaattctacATGAAGAGGTTTGAAACAGCTAgagccaacgggctacccattgctacgctgtctgtctgatcgtaatattggccgttgtacacgaagtaggaggacgtaagagtgtgcctaaatagcttgaacacgtcacttacaaagtactgggaaattaggtccaaagcgtctttgataggcacattcgtaaacagcggcgctacatcaaaactgaccacaATATCATCCTCACTAAGGCGTAGACGGTTGATTCTGCTGATAAATTCTGCTGAGTTTTTTCTATGATGTTCGCAGTGCCCCACATGTGGAGCGAGAAGCTTGGCCAAATACTTCACCAGCTTGTATGTTGGAGAACCTATTGTGGACACAATAACGCGAAATGGCGTCCCGTCCTTGTGTATCTTCTCGGTAAACCATGAGCAGCTGTGTATGACTTTAGAATCTGAAACTGGTTGTCATCACTCCGTGTACCCTACAAATGGACAGCTTGAATGAATCTCTACATATTGTAAAAATGGATATGGTGTGTGTATGATTGTTCCatctctcctcctaaaccactggatcgatttcaaccaaacttggttcaTATATATAGTGTCAGGCGACAATCGCTGTGAGGGAGTAAGGCTCACTACttgtcaaaggggtgggggtggggggtggagggggtggggggggggggaaagaagtgTAGCCTGCGACGCGTGAATTCCCAggcttcattcatccagtatttgagaatgatagcatTTAGAGCCTTGCAAAGAACTTAACAcattatttcaaacatttactaaatTTTTTCTCGGTGACAACTCCTACAAAATGAtgataggaaaaatgtttatcgcattCTATTTTcccgttgttcatgcagtaaaagtaccgcatgaggcatgacgttataatttattacttctttactactaaccgtACGcacgacacattttacagacattaTGCAGATACAACACTGAATATAAatccaaaattatgtcattgtacggcacatagttcaagAGAGATGACGCCGTAAACAGTGAAATGCATGAAGAGCTACCGCATtgtgtatgacgtttaaatttattacttctttgatacTAACCCTGTTCGCAATAAATCAAGCAGACAATGTACGGATATTGTacaatattatatcattgtacggcacatagtCCAGGAGACATAACGTCATAAGCAGtgatatgcgtgaaaaactgcgaCATCATGcataacttttaaatttattacttctttgctattaaatgtattcgcaataaatttcccaCACAGTATCCAAGTATGCCGATGAATGAACCTACaatattatatcattgtaagaaacatagttcagaagatacgatgtcataaacattaagcacaaggccagacgctgTCGGGTACCgttgtaaataaatacctgggcaacgaCGGGTTTCTCCGCTAGTATTTCTATATTTTACAGGTCAGTAGCTGTTATTATAGTTCGTGAGCGCAGAATTTCATTTTGAAGCTGTATGACACTATTCGCGTCAACATTCCTATACATATCGAAAGAAATGGAGAAGTGTCATGTAGGAGTAATTTACCGTGAATAAGCGTAACAACATTCCGCTTTCGGATTTTCTAAAGAATACTTATGAGAGGGAAACGCAATTCATTAGTGAAATAATTTGGTATGATTTTTTGCAATCTCTTGTCTTGATAATCTGGAGTCACTGAACAGGAAAGACCGTCATTGAGAAAACGGAATACGAGGAAGGACGTCAAGAAACAGGTGTAACGTACGGAATAATTAACGCATTTGCATTATGAAACACTCTTGTAGTCACGGTACACAAAAGGAAAATATTGTCAGAGGATGATTTTGTTTTAACACTTTTATTATTTCATGCAATTACACGCTGTCGGTATTTATGGCGACAACGCCTCCGAAAATTCATTCCTACAACTGGTAAGGCGTTTCAAATGAATCACTATATAGTAAACGAGTCAGTATTACCTACGCATCCGATTAACGAATACAAAGacgaatatataatatatatatctaTGGAGTGCTGTGACAGTTGCGAAAAAAATACGAATGATCTCTTTTCCAAATTAATTTTAGTAGTGGTAATCAAGGAAATTTTGTAAGTGTAGTTTGTGGTCCTATCGGGATTTGCTTTGGTGGAATATATTTATGGTCGTAATTAAAATTCCGACTTCAGCCTTTACAGGTGTAATGATATTTTTGCGCAATTTGTAACATTAAATGtaactaaacaagaaaaattttgataTTACTTAACGACAGCTGTATGTCTTGTTTCTGGTATCACTCATCACCATATTATTCTTTTTCAGGGCTGATCTGGATTGGGGTATTCAGCAGCTGGATGCTGTAAGAGACCGGCCTGTGATATCCAGCTCGGATATTCTAGCGCTTACGTTCTTCGGGCATCACGGCTTACATCACCTGTTCCCTACAGTTGACCACAGGATCCTGCACAAGCTGTACCCTGCGTTCCAGAAGACGTGCGCCGAGTTTGGCATCGAGTACAATGATATCAGCTTCAGTGAACTGGTCCGAGGCGCATATTTACAGGTCGCGAGAACAAAGCCCAACACCGTTCCTCCTGGTTCAGGAAAGCACTAATACCACCGAAATCCTAAGATGTTGTCTGAGTAAAGCCCTAGAGGGGAAAGCACTAATACCACCGAAATCCTAAGATGTTGTCTGAGTAAAGCCCTAGAGGGGAAAACACTAATACCACCGAAATCCTAAGATGTTGTCTAAGAACAGCCCTAGAGCGCCTTTATTACCTGGGTAACACTGTGTTATTTTCATAGCTGTGACTGTCGAAGAAAACATGGAGCGTGTTAGTATGATAATTTAGTCCACGACACTATACAGCATTTTCTCTTCTCCTTATTAGCGTAAAATGTATCCCGGTTTGAAAGaggaatgaaaaaaatgtatatttgctaAAAGCATTGCGTGAGACTGAAATATGTAATGATAATGTGATTCAAATATCAAGTCGTTTGTTAAAACTGTAAATATGTTTTACAACCAACATAAAAATGTTAAGTGCTGTCAACTAGAGCACTAGCTATATCAACTCGAGTGTTGGTAAAATAACGTTCTCGACCATCTCTTAAAAAATGGAAATCCATATTGGTACACCTAATCGTATAAGCAGTTGGCCATCCTACTTTTAGTTGCAGTTCATCAGTATCAATGGATGCTTACTTTCTCAGCTTTACTATTCATTTATTCTTATCATCCCACTCACGTGTCTAGTAAGAGCAGTGACTGGTACGTTTTCATCGTATATTTAGGAAGCGGCTGTGAATGGGTCACTGGGATTTCAATAAAGCTTtgttgatttttatttgttttaattaattaattcattcatttttGCAGATTTCATCGTGAATGAAGACCTTCGGGGATATACGGCAAGTCAACATCCATTAAGACATACCGGCAGTGAAACTAATATTGTAGACCGTATTAACAATTAGGTGTAATTAAACTACGATAATTTATTTGCGCTTAAAAGGACCGTAACTGCAGGGTAGTATTGccagtttaaaatttaaaaaaggaagaaaatattttcctCAGCTATATTAAACGTACTGGATGATGTCTATTTATCACCACGTGATTAATATTTACACGAGTAATGTCATTAAACACGTTTTTTTGACATAAATGCTGGATAAAACTGGGTAGAAAGGTAGACGATGGATTGTGAAGATAATCAAGAGGTGTTTGCTTGCTCTCACGAAGCCTAACGATAAAGGACAGAAAGAGACAGCTAATTTAATGTTGTTTAGTCTGGTATCTGTTTGTCCGCCCTCTCCATGCTTTAGTGTTTATGGCCGCAGCCCTACAAGAGCTTACAAATTGGGGACGTCACACAATGGGCAGATTTACGGTTACCATCACGAGCATACGACCGAGTGCGAGACGAACGATGCTGGTTTCTGTGACGGAGTCTCAGAGTGTTAGCTTAGAAATTCATATTTACTATTTACATTGTCACATAATATGAAGTTTTGAATACTAGATGCCAGATAAGTTGAGGTTTTCCAAGGATGCATTAAATTTGATGGCCAGAATTGATCTGTGTATAAAACAGAGAACCAAATTAATATTGAGTTAAGTCGTCTACATTACTTTGGTGAACCTACTTATTTGTTCCAGGGAAGTGTTCTATTTTTGGGAAATTAGTACACTTGATCCAAAGAAATGTCCTTTGTAGTGGATGTGATGTTTTTACACTATCGGTAAGCCAGTTGTTCATATCTCGTGACAAAAGACAATTCAAATGGAGGCTGCCAGAAGTGGCAAGGGGAGACACATGATTTACAGCAGCTGCCAATGTGTCCAGAAGTACATCTGAATAAGCAACTACTACCACCGAGTTATTATGCACAGTCAACAATCATAGGGAAATCAGCTATACCCAAGAAGAACATCCGTATTAATGCTTCGAATCTGTAGAACTCAGAGGAAATGCGTAACAGAAACATAGCAGTATAATGTTATCACTCATGTTAAGCGGTTATCTTCATCTTGTAAGAAGAGAAATGCCAGTCTTGAACGTGGCCGTTAGCAGCAACTGTAAGTGTCCAATTATTAAAGTAGACAGCCAGTTAGTTgccgattttatttatttttggacttGATCCAGGTTTTGATACCGCTAAGGGTATGTTCTTCAGAAGAAGTTACCTGGATTACATTACGTAAATAATGTACGTCCATCACGAGCTGAGGCGCTCAAGTCACATACAGACAATATGATTAAAACCAATGAAAACTGTAAAGTTGAGAACAGGTGAGGTTATTGAGCAGACAGACGTCAGACTAACTAGTTTGCCTGCTAAATAgccatatttgtttttaattttacagtTTTAATGGATTATAATCATATTGTCTGTGTGTCACCTTAGCGCCTCTGCTCGTGATGGAAATAACATGTTTTACGTAATGCGATCCGAGTAACTCCTTGTTCTTATGAAGAAGATATCCTTAGTGGTATCGAAACCTGAACgagtctaaaaataaataaaaatcggcACCTGACTGTGTACTTCGTTAATTGGAAGAGAAATTATTAACATCGAACAGAAAAACTTCTCAGATCCTACCGGGACTCTACAATTTTGCATGTGTATAAGCAAACAGCTTATCTACATAAGCAAACAACTTACACAAGTAA carries:
- the LOC126236602 gene encoding cytochrome b5-related protein-like; this encodes MGPIVEIREKSRSSLPGLWKYPSLRDGPLHTGGMWLQGRREDDGAEGLWRVHDRLYDLSGWEKSHPGGADWITLTKGTDITEAFEVHHIRNVADAMLKQFYVRDARTRRNSPYTFKENGFYRTLKTRAREALANEKYVGSTGTMYSKLLADTLVTSMLALSVVAAWTHSFVVAMLAGLLLAFTAICAHNFTHLKDNLRMYYFDFSMMSSRDWRISHVLSHHLYTNTLLDLEVSMFEPWFKFLPFEEKNFFTRYVSWIYSPIVGAISFHVCCISRVVDRFRGSKLEMRKADLIPLIIPASMVFIAGSSLLEALYMWTYITVCGSLFFIFIGLTAAHHHPVIFHDGDTPRADLDWGIQQLDAVRDRPVISSSDILALTFFGHHGLHHLFPTVDHRILHKLYPAFQKTCAEFGIEYNDISFSELVRGAYLQVARTKPNTVPPGSGKH